A genomic region of Aureimonas populi contains the following coding sequences:
- a CDS encoding extracellular solute-binding protein: protein MKLLRQALAIAALLLAPAPALAQDTPPAAETAPAAEMGDWRPSSSLIEPTKYPDDFAHYDYVNPDAPKGGTLNRIASGSYDSFNPFILRGTAAAGTSSGVGGFGGGVIYDTLMEQSPDEPGVSHGLIAEAIRYPSDYSSVSFRLNPEARWHDGEPITVEDVLWSFETLKTLHPQWSSYYANVAEARQSGEREVTFVFDQTNNRELPNIMGDLVVLPRHWWTGQDAQGRTRDITQPTLEPPLGSGPYRIATFNVGNSVEWERVPDAWGASLPTRVGRYNFDRLRYVYLRDANASWEAFKKGGLDDWRIENDSQRWSTGYDFPAAVDGRVARETLPDHSVMSMQAYVLNNRLPKFSDRRVRKALTLAFNFEDMNRNFFYGLNKRISSYWDNSELAAKGLPSEAELRYLEPLRDSIPDEVFTQEFKLPVYDSATGGREYLREALGLLREAGYELRGTTLVNGETGEQLSIEFLGSDPSSNRTLEPYARQLERLGIRTNVRIIDPTQYIERMNNYDFELVGMRYYPQSLSPGNEQRDFWSSTAADTPGTRNYAGVKDPAVDQLIDAIITAPDRDSLVAATRALDRVMLWNYHVVPQWYRDEFWLAYWDKFGMPESQPAYAGIDPFSWWVKGEVAVNTPADAQASGLSDSDIPQ, encoded by the coding sequence ATGAAGCTCTTGCGGCAGGCCCTCGCCATCGCGGCCCTCCTCCTCGCCCCCGCGCCCGCCCTCGCCCAGGACACCCCGCCCGCCGCCGAGACCGCGCCGGCGGCGGAGATGGGCGATTGGCGCCCCTCCTCCAGCCTCATCGAGCCGACGAAATACCCGGACGACTTCGCGCATTACGACTATGTGAACCCGGACGCCCCGAAGGGCGGCACGCTGAACCGCATCGCATCGGGCAGCTATGACAGCTTCAACCCGTTCATCCTGCGCGGGACGGCGGCAGCCGGAACGAGTTCGGGCGTCGGCGGGTTCGGCGGCGGCGTCATCTACGATACGCTGATGGAGCAGTCGCCGGACGAGCCGGGCGTGAGCCACGGGCTGATCGCCGAGGCGATCCGGTATCCGTCCGACTATTCCTCGGTCAGCTTCCGCCTGAACCCCGAAGCACGCTGGCACGACGGCGAGCCCATCACCGTCGAGGACGTGTTGTGGAGCTTCGAGACGCTGAAGACCCTGCACCCGCAATGGTCCTCCTACTACGCCAATGTCGCGGAAGCGCGACAGAGCGGCGAGCGGGAGGTGACCTTCGTCTTCGACCAGACGAACAATCGCGAGCTTCCCAACATCATGGGCGACCTCGTCGTCCTGCCCAGGCACTGGTGGACGGGGCAGGACGCGCAGGGCCGCACGCGCGACATCACCCAGCCCACGCTGGAGCCGCCCCTCGGCTCGGGCCCCTACCGCATCGCGACCTTCAACGTCGGCAACTCGGTGGAGTGGGAGCGCGTGCCGGACGCCTGGGGGGCGAGCCTGCCGACACGCGTCGGCCGCTACAATTTCGACCGCCTGCGCTACGTCTATCTGCGCGATGCGAACGCCTCGTGGGAGGCCTTCAAGAAGGGCGGGCTGGACGACTGGCGGATCGAGAACGATTCCCAGCGCTGGTCGACGGGCTACGACTTCCCGGCGGCCGTCGACGGGCGGGTGGCGCGCGAGACCCTGCCCGACCACTCCGTGATGTCCATGCAGGCCTATGTCCTGAACAACCGCCTGCCCAAATTCTCGGACCGGCGCGTGCGCAAGGCGCTGACGCTCGCGTTCAATTTCGAGGACATGAACCGCAACTTCTTCTACGGCCTGAACAAGCGCATCTCCAGCTACTGGGACAATAGCGAGCTGGCCGCCAAGGGGCTGCCGAGCGAGGCCGAGCTTCGTTATCTGGAGCCCTTGCGCGACTCGATCCCCGATGAGGTGTTCACGCAGGAATTCAAATTGCCCGTCTACGACTCGGCCACCGGCGGCCGAGAATATCTGCGCGAGGCGCTGGGGCTGCTGCGGGAGGCCGGATACGAGCTGCGCGGCACGACGCTGGTGAACGGCGAGACGGGGGAGCAGCTCTCCATCGAGTTCCTGGGCTCGGACCCCAGCTCCAACCGCACGCTGGAGCCCTATGCAAGGCAGCTCGAGCGGCTCGGCATCCGCACCAATGTGCGGATCATCGATCCGACGCAGTATATCGAGCGGATGAACAATTACGACTTCGAGCTGGTGGGCATGCGCTACTATCCGCAATCGCTCTCGCCCGGCAACGAACAGCGCGACTTCTGGTCTTCGACGGCGGCCGACACGCCCGGCACGCGCAACTATGCCGGGGTGAAGGATCCGGCGGTGGACCAGTTGATCGACGCGATCATCACCGCGCCCGATCGCGACTCCCTGGTCGCGGCCACGCGCGCGCTCGACCGCGTCATGCTGTGGAACTACCATGTCGTTCCCCAATGGTACCGCGACGAGTTCTGGCTGGCCTACTGGGACAAGTTCGGCATGCCGGAAAGCCAGCCGGCCTATGCCGGGATCGACCCGTTCTCCTGGTGGGTGAAGGGTGAAGTGGCCGTCAACACGCCGGCCGACGCGCAGGCGTCCGGGCTGTCCGACAGCGACATTCCGCAATGA
- a CDS encoding extracellular solute-binding protein — protein MTGSLTRFTRRHLGRMLLGAGAAAALPRLSLAQVPADTPLHGFSAFGELKYGPGYTHFDYANPQAPQGGRMVMDVPNWLFNQSATTFDTLNTFVLQGNAPPRIESLYESLMTSSLDEPDSLYCALAESIAMSADGNVFTFALRPQARFSTGEPVTATDVVFSYETMKQEGHPSLAYLLQEVTGAEAVDERTVRLTFSGRQSVPAVLGALILPIIPAGFFEGREFARTGMTEIPGSGPMRVGRYEAGRFIEYEKRDDYWGADMPFARGLGHFQTLRIEFFRDRQAALQAFKSGLITFRQEFTTRAWATEYEFPAVQAGRVQRRTFPREKRPSFQCWAFNQRRPRFADARVRRALNLCFDFEWTNANLMYGLRVHSDSPFEGSDFKAHGAPSPEELAILEPLRGQVPDEAFGEVWVQPVTDGSGRDRAILRRAADLFAEAGWTRSGSGLVNEAGEVFRLEYMASDPEQVRVYGPMIETMRLLGVDASIRVVDAAQYQERQNNFDFDMILAAFSLGTTQTRDSLDMFFGSGSAARPGSYNYPGMADPGVDALIGAVDAARARQDAVIAMRCLDRVLRARLDWVPNITSAEHLAAYWDMFGFDEPKPDYGFPVESLWWYDEDKARAIGRA, from the coding sequence ATGACCGGCTCGCTTACCCGCTTCACCCGCCGCCATCTCGGCCGGATGCTGCTCGGCGCGGGGGCCGCGGCGGCGCTGCCGAGGCTGTCCCTCGCGCAGGTGCCCGCGGACACGCCGCTGCACGGCTTCTCGGCCTTCGGCGAACTGAAATACGGGCCCGGCTACACGCATTTCGACTATGCCAACCCGCAGGCGCCGCAGGGCGGGCGCATGGTGATGGACGTTCCGAACTGGCTGTTCAACCAGTCGGCCACCACCTTCGACACGCTGAACACCTTCGTGCTCCAGGGCAATGCGCCGCCGCGCATCGAGAGCCTCTACGAATCGCTGATGACCTCCTCGCTGGACGAGCCGGATTCGCTCTATTGCGCGCTGGCCGAAAGCATCGCGATGTCGGCGGACGGCAACGTCTTCACCTTCGCGCTGCGCCCGCAGGCGCGCTTCTCCACGGGCGAGCCCGTCACGGCCACCGATGTCGTCTTCTCCTACGAGACGATGAAGCAGGAAGGGCATCCGAGCCTGGCCTACCTTCTGCAGGAGGTGACGGGGGCCGAGGCGGTGGACGAGCGCACGGTGCGCCTCACCTTCTCGGGCCGCCAGTCCGTGCCGGCCGTTCTGGGCGCGCTGATCCTGCCCATCATCCCGGCGGGCTTCTTCGAGGGGCGCGAGTTCGCGCGCACCGGCATGACGGAGATTCCCGGCTCCGGCCCGATGCGCGTGGGGCGCTACGAGGCCGGCCGCTTCATCGAATACGAGAAGCGGGACGACTATTGGGGCGCGGACATGCCCTTCGCGCGCGGGCTCGGCCATTTCCAGACGCTGCGGATCGAGTTCTTCCGCGACCGGCAGGCGGCGTTGCAGGCCTTCAAGTCCGGCCTCATCACCTTCCGGCAGGAGTTCACCACGCGCGCCTGGGCCACGGAATACGAGTTCCCGGCCGTGCAGGCGGGGCGGGTGCAGCGGCGCACCTTCCCGCGCGAGAAGCGGCCGAGCTTCCAGTGCTGGGCCTTCAACCAGCGGCGCCCGCGCTTTGCCGATGCGCGCGTGCGCCGGGCGCTGAACCTGTGCTTCGACTTCGAATGGACCAACGCCAACCTCATGTACGGCCTGCGCGTCCATTCCGATTCCCCCTTCGAGGGCTCGGACTTCAAGGCCCATGGCGCACCCTCCCCGGAAGAGCTGGCGATCCTGGAGCCCTTGCGCGGGCAGGTGCCGGACGAGGCGTTCGGCGAGGTGTGGGTGCAACCGGTGACGGACGGCTCGGGCCGCGACCGCGCCATCCTGCGCCGGGCCGCCGACCTCTTCGCCGAAGCGGGATGGACGCGCTCGGGGAGCGGGCTCGTCAACGAGGCGGGGGAGGTGTTCCGGCTCGAATACATGGCGAGCGACCCGGAGCAGGTGCGCGTCTACGGGCCGATGATCGAGACGATGAGGCTGCTCGGCGTGGATGCCTCCATCCGCGTGGTGGACGCGGCGCAGTACCAGGAGCGGCAGAACAATTTCGACTTCGACATGATCCTCGCCGCCTTCTCGCTCGGCACCACGCAGACGCGCGACAGCCTCGACATGTTCTTCGGCAGCGGATCGGCGGCGCGGCCCGGCTCCTACAACTATCCCGGCATGGCCGATCCGGGCGTCGACGCGCTGATCGGCGCCGTGGACGCGGCGAGGGCGCGGCAGGACGCGGTGATCGCCATGCGCTGCCTCGACCGGGTCCTGCGCGCGCGGCTCGACTGGGTGCCCAACATCACCTCCGCCGAGCATCTCGCGGCCTATTGGGACATGTTCGGCTTCGACGAGCCGAAGCCCGATTACGGCTTCCCGGTGGAATCCCTGTGGTGGTACGACGAGGACAAGGCTCGCGCCATCGGCCGGGCCTAA
- a CDS encoding C40 family peptidase: MTVPLDPRLNAFRPDLADRRLDGRVRAARFVGGAARRVTAPLAALRRRPASDAPLETQALAGEAVLVFDEPGEGWAWVQLESDSYVGWMESEALGPPAGAPSHEVSVPRTLVFPGPDIKLPPVSDLPMGARIAARGVAEDRNARYVLIEPFGAVVEQHLRPVGAAAAEDFVSVAERFLGAPYLWGGKSVLGMDCSGLVQLSLAMTGRAAPRDTDMQEAFFAPVGEKEPRRRGDLIFWKGHVGLMLDGERLLHANAHHMMTAVEPLAEAVARLAARGAPVTSVRRA; this comes from the coding sequence ATGACCGTGCCGCTCGATCCCCGCCTCAACGCGTTTCGCCCCGACCTGGCCGACCGCCGCCTCGATGGGCGGGTTCGGGCCGCGCGCTTCGTGGGCGGCGCGGCACGGCGCGTTACCGCGCCGCTCGCGGCCCTGCGCCGCCGCCCGGCCTCCGACGCGCCGCTGGAAACGCAGGCGCTGGCGGGAGAGGCGGTTCTCGTCTTCGACGAGCCGGGCGAGGGCTGGGCCTGGGTGCAGCTCGAAAGCGATTCCTATGTCGGCTGGATGGAGAGCGAGGCGCTGGGCCCGCCCGCCGGTGCGCCGAGCCACGAGGTGAGCGTGCCCCGCACGCTGGTCTTCCCCGGCCCGGACATCAAGCTGCCGCCGGTAAGCGATCTGCCCATGGGCGCACGCATCGCCGCGCGGGGAGTGGCCGAGGACCGCAATGCCCGCTACGTGCTCATCGAGCCTTTCGGCGCGGTAGTGGAGCAGCATCTGCGGCCCGTGGGCGCGGCGGCGGCGGAGGATTTCGTTTCGGTGGCCGAGCGCTTCCTCGGCGCGCCCTATCTGTGGGGCGGCAAGTCGGTGCTGGGCATGGATTGTTCCGGCCTCGTCCAGTTGTCCCTGGCGATGACGGGTCGGGCGGCGCCGCGCGACACCGACATGCAGGAGGCCTTCTTCGCGCCCGTCGGAGAGAAAGAGCCGCGCCGCCGCGGCGACCTCATCTTCTGGAAGGGCCATGTCGGCCTCATGCTGGACGGCGAGCGCCTGCTCCATGCCAATGCCCATCACATGATGACGGCGGTCGAGCCGCTGGCCGAGGCGGTGGCCCGGCTGGCCGCGCGGGGCGCGCCCGTCACATCCGTGCGCCGCGCTTGA
- the copM gene encoding CopM family metallochaperone has product MRIAILAAAALMLAAPAAALAQGAGHAEHHDAPAAASEAPASPGASPSTAEFEAAAARMHEDMGVELTGDADVDFVRSMIPHHQGAIDMARIVLEHGQDPQIRALAEEVVSAQEAEIGEMRQWLADNGHAE; this is encoded by the coding sequence ATGAGAATCGCCATTCTTGCCGCCGCCGCCCTGATGCTGGCGGCCCCCGCCGCCGCCCTCGCGCAAGGGGCGGGCCATGCGGAGCATCATGACGCGCCGGCCGCCGCGTCTGAGGCGCCCGCGTCCCCCGGCGCCTCCCCCTCGACCGCCGAGTTCGAGGCCGCCGCGGCCCGGATGCACGAGGACATGGGCGTGGAGCTGACGGGCGACGCCGATGTCGACTTCGTCCGCTCGATGATCCCCCATCACCAGGGCGCGATCGACATGGCGCGGATCGTGCTGGAGCACGGGCAGGACCCGCAGATCCGCGCCCTGGCCGAGGAGGTCGTCTCGGCGCAGGAGGCCGAGATCGGGGAGATGCGGCAATGGCTGGCCGATAACGGCCACGCCGAGTGA
- a CDS encoding 2-hydroxyacid dehydrogenase produces MRALQVHLPQDEILLRPRSAGDESIRYAVVWKQPPGVLSGLPALQAIFSLGAGVDHILADATVPDVPIVRIVAEDLSRRMSEYVVWRVLDHFRRGCTYRRQQAAGLWNERAQPGAGEITIGILGLGELGRDAARMLRPFGFRLAGWSRTERQVEGVTTYHGQDGLHACLAASDILVVLLPLTPQTHGLIGDDFLSRLKRETPLGRPILINAGRGGLQSDSAILRALNDGRLMEASLDVFEREPLPKDSPLWRHPQIFVTPHAAASSEPEALVPLIAAQIAAHRRGEALTHLVDRNAGY; encoded by the coding sequence ATGCGCGCGCTCCAGGTCCATCTGCCGCAGGACGAGATCCTCCTGCGCCCGAGAAGCGCCGGGGACGAGAGCATCCGCTACGCCGTCGTCTGGAAGCAGCCGCCGGGCGTCTTGTCGGGCCTTCCCGCCCTTCAGGCGATCTTCTCGCTCGGCGCGGGCGTCGACCATATCCTGGCCGACGCCACGGTGCCGGACGTGCCCATCGTGCGCATCGTGGCGGAGGATCTCTCGCGGCGCATGAGCGAGTATGTCGTCTGGCGGGTGCTGGACCATTTCCGCCGGGGCTGCACCTATCGCCGGCAGCAGGCGGCCGGCCTGTGGAACGAGCGTGCCCAGCCGGGAGCGGGCGAGATCACCATCGGCATTCTGGGGCTCGGGGAGCTGGGGCGGGACGCGGCGCGGATGCTGCGGCCCTTCGGCTTTCGCCTCGCGGGCTGGAGCCGCACGGAGCGGCAGGTGGAGGGCGTGACCACCTATCACGGGCAGGACGGGCTCCATGCCTGCCTCGCGGCCTCGGACATCCTCGTCGTGCTCCTGCCGCTGACGCCGCAGACGCACGGGCTGATCGGCGACGACTTCCTCTCGCGCCTCAAGCGCGAGACGCCGCTGGGCCGGCCGATCCTCATCAATGCCGGGCGCGGCGGGCTGCAAAGCGATTCGGCGATCCTGCGGGCGCTCAATGACGGGCGGCTGATGGAGGCCTCGCTCGACGTGTTCGAGCGCGAGCCCCTGCCCAAGGACAGCCCCCTCTGGCGCCATCCCCAGATCTTCGTCACGCCGCACGCGGCGGCCTCCTCCGAACCGGAAGCGCTGGTGCCGCTGATCGCCGCGCAGATCGCCGCGCACCGGCGCGGCGAAGCGCTCACCCATCTGGTGGACCGGAACGCGGGCTACTGA
- a CDS encoding microcin C ABC transporter permease YejB: protein MGAYILRRLLLMVPTLLGILAISFVVIQFAPGGPVEQVIAQLQGTGGGAADRLGGGGGDFQAQSSGESSGYRGAQGLDPAFIARLEAQFGFDKPPLERFGLMVWNFLRFDFGESYFRSISVIDLIIEKLPVSISLGLWITLLSYAISIPLGIRKALKEGSSFDTWTSAIIIVAYAIPGFLFAVLLIVLFAGGSFLDWFPLRGLTSDNWAQLSWPERILDYFWHLTLPLIALSLSAFATTTLLTKNSFLDEIRKQYVTTARAKGLTERRVLYGHVFRNAMLIIVAGFPGAFISAFFTGALLIETIFSLDGLGLLGFESIYRRDYPVVFATLYIFSLLGLITTLISDLTYTWIDPRIDFERREV, encoded by the coding sequence ATGGGCGCCTATATCCTGCGACGACTGCTCTTGATGGTGCCGACTCTCCTCGGCATCCTCGCCATATCCTTCGTCGTCATCCAGTTCGCGCCCGGCGGGCCGGTGGAGCAGGTGATCGCCCAGCTTCAGGGCACGGGCGGGGGCGCGGCGGACCGGCTCGGCGGCGGGGGCGGCGACTTCCAGGCGCAGTCCTCCGGCGAATCTTCCGGCTATCGCGGCGCGCAGGGGCTCGACCCGGCCTTCATCGCGCGGCTGGAAGCCCAGTTCGGCTTCGACAAGCCGCCGCTCGAGCGCTTCGGCCTGATGGTCTGGAACTTCCTGCGCTTCGACTTCGGCGAGAGCTATTTCCGCTCCATCTCCGTCATCGACCTCATCATCGAGAAGCTGCCCGTCTCCATCTCGCTCGGCCTGTGGATCACGCTGCTCTCCTATGCGATCTCCATTCCGCTCGGCATCCGCAAGGCGCTGAAGGAGGGCTCCTCCTTCGATACGTGGACGAGCGCGATCATCATCGTCGCCTATGCCATTCCCGGCTTCCTCTTCGCCGTGCTCCTCATCGTGCTCTTCGCCGGCGGCTCCTTCCTCGACTGGTTCCCCCTGAGGGGGCTGACCTCGGACAACTGGGCGCAACTGTCCTGGCCCGAGCGCATCCTGGACTATTTCTGGCACCTGACGCTGCCGCTCATTGCCTTGTCGCTCTCGGCCTTCGCGACGACGACGCTGCTCACCAAGAATTCCTTCCTCGACGAGATCCGCAAGCAATACGTCACCACCGCGCGGGCCAAGGGCCTGACGGAGCGGCGCGTGCTCTACGGCCACGTCTTCCGCAACGCGATGCTCATCATCGTCGCCGGCTTTCCCGGCGCCTTCATCTCGGCCTTCTTCACCGGCGCGCTCCTGATCGAGACGATCTTCTCGCTCGACGGGCTGGGCCTGCTCGGCTTCGAGAGCATCTACCGGCGCGATTATCCGGTGGTCTTCGCCACACTCTACATCTTCTCCCTCCTGGGCCTCATCACCACGCTGATCTCCGACCTCACCTATACGTGGATCGACCCGCGCATCGATTTCGAGCGGCGGGAGGTCTAG
- a CDS encoding ABC transporter ATP-binding protein translates to MSQTNPALAPILSVRDLQVAFHQGGRTMRAVEGVSFDIAPGETLALVGESGSGKSVSALSILKLLPYPSASHPGGAVLFEGKDLLTADEPTLRGVRGNRISMIFQEPMSSLNPLHTIERQIGEVLKVHQGLSDKAARGRILELLHQVGIREPEKRLKSFPHQLSGGQRQRVMIAMALANEPDMLIADEPTTALDVTVQAQILELLKTLQAERGMAMLFITHDLGIVRRIATRVCVMNKGRIVEEGETARIFSDPQHPYTRHLLAAEPKGAPPPADETAPLVMQGTDVKVWFPVRTGFLRRVTDHVKAVDGIDVTLRAGQTVGIVGESGSGKTTLGLALCRMIGSTGEIRFDGERIDQRSFKAMRPLREEIQIVFQDPFGSLSPRMSVADIVAEGLEVHERGLSAEERDARVVAALEEVGLDPQTRFRYPHEFSGGQRQRIAIARAMVLKPRFVMLDEPTSALDMSVQAQVVDLLRDLQKKHSLAYLFISHDLKVVRALANEVIVMRNGQVVEHGPAQAIFENPQSDYTRALMAAAFDMEAVPAEVLAP, encoded by the coding sequence TTGAGCCAGACGAATCCGGCCCTCGCACCCATCCTCTCGGTCCGCGACCTTCAGGTCGCCTTCCACCAGGGCGGGCGCACCATGCGCGCGGTGGAGGGCGTCTCCTTCGACATCGCGCCGGGCGAGACGCTGGCGCTCGTGGGCGAATCGGGCTCGGGCAAGTCGGTCTCGGCGCTCTCGATCCTGAAGCTCCTGCCCTATCCCTCGGCCAGCCATCCGGGCGGGGCCGTCCTCTTCGAGGGCAAGGACCTCCTGACCGCCGACGAGCCCACCTTGCGGGGCGTGCGCGGCAACAGGATCTCGATGATCTTTCAGGAGCCGATGAGCTCGCTCAACCCGCTCCACACGATCGAGCGGCAGATCGGCGAGGTGCTGAAGGTCCATCAGGGCCTTTCGGACAAGGCGGCGCGCGGGCGCATCCTCGAGCTTCTGCACCAGGTGGGCATCCGCGAGCCGGAAAAGCGCCTGAAGAGCTTCCCGCACCAGCTCTCCGGCGGCCAGCGCCAGCGCGTGATGATCGCCATGGCGCTGGCCAACGAGCCGGACATGCTGATCGCCGACGAGCCCACCACCGCGCTCGACGTGACGGTGCAGGCGCAGATCCTCGAACTCCTGAAGACGCTCCAGGCCGAGCGCGGCATGGCCATGCTCTTCATCACGCACGATCTGGGCATCGTGCGGCGCATCGCCACCCGCGTCTGCGTGATGAACAAGGGCCGCATCGTGGAGGAGGGCGAGACGGCGCGCATCTTCTCCGACCCGCAGCACCCCTATACGCGCCATCTCCTGGCCGCCGAGCCGAAGGGCGCGCCGCCGCCCGCCGACGAGACCGCGCCGCTGGTGATGCAGGGCACGGACGTGAAGGTGTGGTTCCCGGTGCGCACGGGCTTCCTGCGCCGCGTCACCGACCATGTGAAGGCGGTGGACGGCATCGACGTGACGCTGCGCGCCGGCCAGACGGTGGGGATCGTGGGCGAATCGGGCTCGGGCAAGACGACGCTCGGCCTCGCGCTGTGCCGCATGATCGGCTCGACGGGCGAGATCCGTTTCGACGGCGAGCGCATCGACCAGCGCTCCTTCAAGGCGATGCGCCCGCTTCGCGAGGAAATCCAGATCGTCTTCCAGGACCCGTTCGGCTCCCTCTCCCCGCGCATGTCGGTGGCCGACATCGTGGCCGAGGGGCTGGAAGTGCATGAGAGGGGCCTTTCGGCCGAGGAGCGCGACGCGCGCGTCGTGGCCGCGCTGGAGGAAGTCGGGCTCGATCCGCAGACGCGCTTCCGCTACCCGCACGAATTCTCCGGCGGCCAGCGCCAGCGCATCGCCATCGCCCGCGCCATGGTGCTCAAGCCCCGCTTCGTGATGCTGGACGAGCCCACCTCGGCGCTGGACATGAGCGTGCAGGCGCAGGTGGTGGACCTCCTGCGCGACCTGCAGAAGAAGCACTCCCTCGCCTATCTCTTCATCAGCCACGACCTCAAGGTGGTGCGCGCGCTGGCCAACGAGGTGATCGTGATGCGAAACGGCCAGGTGGTGGAGCACGGCCCGGCGCAGGCGATCTTCGAGAACCCGCAAAGCGACTACACAAGGGCGCTGATGGCGGCCGCCTTCGACATGGAAGCGGTGCCGGCCGAGGTGCTGGCGCCATGA
- a CDS encoding NUDIX domain-containing protein, with protein MSEAPADAALAFRLISTERLGGAFRPLDKVTVAHDSLSGGRELTVSREVMRAGTAAVIIPYDPVRDAIVAIRQFRIGAALATPFAAPLELPAGLLDEGEDAATAARRELAEETGLAATAIEEAFAILSSPGLCDEKAVVFLALVDASALAGSAGLAAENEDIVPAAFAVDALVAAADEGRILNGFLFASLQWFARKGRERAQAMRAHGHGEQA; from the coding sequence ATGAGCGAGGCGCCCGCCGACGCGGCCCTGGCCTTCCGCCTGATCTCCACCGAGCGACTCGGCGGGGCGTTCCGCCCGCTCGACAAGGTGACGGTGGCCCATGATTCGCTCTCGGGCGGCCGGGAGCTGACGGTCTCCCGCGAGGTGATGCGCGCCGGCACGGCCGCCGTCATCATCCCCTACGATCCCGTGCGCGACGCCATCGTGGCGATCCGCCAGTTCCGCATCGGCGCCGCGCTCGCCACGCCCTTCGCCGCGCCGCTGGAGCTGCCGGCCGGGCTTCTCGACGAGGGCGAGGACGCCGCCACGGCCGCCCGGCGCGAGCTGGCGGAAGAGACGGGGCTGGCGGCGACCGCCATCGAAGAGGCCTTCGCCATCCTCTCCTCGCCCGGCCTGTGCGACGAGAAGGCGGTCGTCTTCCTTGCCCTGGTGGACGCCTCGGCCCTTGCCGGCTCGGCGGGGCTGGCGGCCGAAAACGAGGACATCGTGCCGGCCGCCTTTGCGGTGGACGCGCTGGTGGCGGCGGCCGACGAGGGGCGGATTCTGAACGGCTTCCTCTTCGCAAGCCTGCAATGGTTTGCCAGAAAGGGCCGGGAGCGGGCGCAGGCCATGCGCGCGCACGGCCACGGGGAGCAAGCCTGA
- a CDS encoding ABC transporter permease has product MDKVREGQRPDPQPADHPDEPVKPAALNAASTATEQTAGLAQAAPPARVKRSRLSPLNARRWENFKANRRGYWSLWIFGALFLVTLFAEFVANDRPILVQYQGEYYYPTFVDYPEEVFGGFLPVTNYRDPFVAEEIEANGWAIWPPIRYSYRSVNNEIPRPAPSAPSWLMDREERCQRYPLGAEDPNCNFGNMNWLGTDDQARDVLARLIYGFRISVLFGLILTGASAVIGVAAGAVQGYFGGWVDLTFQRFIEIWSSIPVLYLLLIVAAILPPGFWILLGIMLLFSWVAFVGVVRAEFLRARNFEYVNAARALGVNDFTIITRHLLPNAMVATLTFLPFILNGSITTLTSLDFLGFGLPPGSPSLGELLAQGRNNLQAPWLGISGFVVLSLMLSLLVFVGEAVRDAFDPRKSFR; this is encoded by the coding sequence ATGGACAAGGTGAGAGAAGGCCAGCGCCCCGACCCGCAGCCCGCAGACCATCCGGACGAACCGGTGAAGCCGGCCGCGCTGAACGCCGCTTCCACGGCCACGGAGCAGACCGCCGGCCTCGCGCAGGCCGCACCGCCCGCGCGCGTGAAGCGCTCCCGCCTGTCGCCGCTCAACGCGCGACGCTGGGAGAACTTCAAGGCGAACCGGCGCGGCTACTGGTCGCTGTGGATCTTCGGCGCGCTCTTCCTCGTCACCCTCTTCGCCGAGTTCGTGGCCAACGACCGGCCGATCCTCGTCCAGTACCAGGGCGAATACTACTACCCGACCTTCGTGGACTATCCGGAGGAGGTGTTCGGCGGGTTCCTGCCGGTGACGAACTATCGCGACCCCTTCGTGGCCGAGGAGATCGAGGCGAACGGCTGGGCCATCTGGCCGCCGATCCGCTATTCCTACCGCTCGGTGAACAACGAGATTCCGCGCCCCGCCCCCTCGGCCCCCTCCTGGCTGATGGACCGCGAGGAGCGCTGCCAGCGCTATCCGCTCGGCGCGGAGGATCCGAACTGCAATTTCGGCAACATGAACTGGCTTGGCACCGACGACCAGGCCCGCGACGTGCTGGCCCGGCTGATCTACGGCTTCCGCATCTCGGTGCTGTTCGGCCTGATCCTGACGGGCGCCTCGGCGGTGATCGGCGTGGCGGCCGGCGCGGTGCAGGGCTATTTCGGCGGCTGGGTGGACCTGACCTTCCAGCGCTTCATCGAGATCTGGTCCTCGATCCCGGTGCTCTATCTTCTCCTCATCGTCGCGGCGATCCTGCCGCCGGGCTTCTGGATCCTGCTTGGCATCATGCTGCTCTTCTCCTGGGTGGCGTTCGTGGGCGTGGTGCGGGCCGAGTTCCTGCGCGCGCGCAACTTCGAATATGTGAACGCGGCGCGAGCGCTGGGGGTGAACGACTTCACCATCATCACGCGGCACCTGTTGCCCAACGCGATGGTGGCCACGCTCACCTTCCTGCCCTTCATCCTCAACGGCTCCATCACCACGCTCACCTCGCTCGACTTCCTCGGCTTCGGCCTGCCGCCCGGCTCGCCCTCGCTGGGCGAGCTGCTGGCGCAGGGGCGCAACAACCTCCAGGCGCCGTGGCTCGGCATCTCGGGCTTCGTCGTCCTGTCGCTGATGCTCTCCCTCCTCGTCTTCGTGGGCGAGGCGGTGCGCGACGCCTTCGACCCCAGAAAGAGCTTCCGGTGA